The following are encoded together in the Fusarium keratoplasticum isolate Fu6.1 chromosome 1, whole genome shotgun sequence genome:
- a CDS encoding LisH domain-containing protein: protein MVAKEFVDSDRVNYLVWRYLLEGNYRETAAKFQKEWHVKQPHRDFAFARHVKSHALVSVLNRGLLYHALEREHARKVLPQDAPAEAAEALQVGIFGPLDAHPQSKIDEEEGEDAEGEEVEEVSRKRAPQQLPNGSPAKRQRLSNGFEHGVDASAAASAAAGPPVTTPMEVDNQPDNHAYPSPLEGEQAPEPIVRTDGPEQGTQVDKVEELAPETTFIRLVDDGQTHSKGDGRDATTPSPPSPSGAENAPIILQCEWNPRNPSILAAAGTDALARVWTVARAGPVEAGQDHVSPQGHTLLDRDVPRDTTVTALSWTSDGAAIAVATDSRNQASINVWSAEGALLQSIELSEPPIIKLSWNPSNTALLAISPDKGGALVTVHYPPAGNSLSYFLSGHDIEATPLDAVWTGDHEFLLCGGDLMVCLHCTDTTIAQARKFETKEDDSFRQVLFDARSRLAATSSDKGTLDLWDEKGQRRSISAHQGAITSMQWQPLPANQPGADDERLIATGGDDCAILIWNARMPESKAKCFLTMDSPIVRLAFTPDGAFIAGATSTQVLIWKVGSHLVPRASWSRPVHSGWLSPKANAETDEEDEHCLCWDADGQKLAYGSNSRLAIINFRR, encoded by the exons ATGGTCGCTAAGGAATTCGTCGACTCTGACAGAGTCAACTATCTCGTCTGGAG GTACCTTCTCGAAGGCA ATTACCGAGAGACGGCGGCCAAATTCCAAAAGGAGTGGCATGTCAAACAACCTCACAGAGACTTTGCCTTTGCGCGCCACGTCAAGAGCCATGCATTGGTCTCGGTCCTGAACCGCGGCCTCCTGTACCACGCGCTGGAGCGCGAGCATGCACGCAAGGTG CTGCCTCAGGATGCACCAGCGGAAGCAGCCGAGGCGCTGCAGGTCGGCATCTTTGGCCCTCTGGACGCCCATCCACAGTCAAAaatcgacgaggaggaaggagaggatgctgagggagaggaggttgaagaagtaTCACGGAAACGAGCGCCTCAACAGTTACCCAATGGTTCGCCGGCTAAGCGACAGCGACTAAGCAATGGTTTTGAGCATGGCGTCGATGCATCGGCAgcggcatcagcagcagcaggaccTCCGGTGACGACACCCATGGAAGTGGACAACCAACCCGACAATCACGCCTACCCTTCGCCGCTCGAGGGCGAGCAGGCGCCGGAGCCGATTGTGCGTACTGACGGACCCGAGCAGGGCACCCAGGtcgacaaggtcgaggagctggctCCCGAGACGACCTTTATCCGGCTCGTGGACGATGGCCAAACTCACAGCAAGGGCGACGGCCGAGATGCAACGACCCCGTCGCCCCCATCTCCGTCCGGCGCTGAGAATGCTCCCATCATTTTGCAGTGCGAGTGGAACCCCAGAAACCCATCCATTCTGGCGGCTGCTGGAACGGATGCGCTAGCCCGTGTTTGGACGGTCGCGCGTGCCGGCCCCGTTGAGGCGGGGCAGGATCACGTGTCACCCCAAGGCCACACCCTGCTGGACCGTGACGTTCCCCGCGATACGACAGTAACCGCCCTGTCGTGGACTTCAGATGGTGCTGCCATTGCGGTTGCCACAGACTCTAGGAATCAAGCGTCGATCAACGTATGGTCGGCCGAGGGCGCCTTGCTACAGTCGATAGAGCTATCGGAGCCGCCCATTATCAAGCTTTCATGGAACCCCAGCAACACAGCGCTCCTCGCCATCTCACCGGACAAGGGAGGCGCTCTTGTGACGGTGCACTACCCACCCGCAGGAAACTCGCTCTCATATTTCCTCTCTGGTCACGATATTGAGGCTACTCCCCTCGATGCGGTCTGGACGGGTGATCACGAATTTTTGCTTTGCGGTGGCGACCTGATGGTATGCCTACACTGCACCGACACGACAATAGCTCAGGCGAGGAAAttcgagaccaaggaggatgaTAGCTTCAGGCAGGTGCTCTTTGATGCACGATCAAGACTGGCAGCTACATCGAGTGATAAGGGCACACTAGAT CTCTGGGACGAGAAGGGACAGAGGAGGTCAATATCTGCACACCAAGGAGCCATTACTTCGATGCAATGGCAACCACTTCCTGCAAACCAGCCAGGTGCTGACGACGAGCGGCTGATTGCGACTGGAGGCGACGACTGTGCGATACTGATTTGGAACGCGCGAATGCCTGAAAGCAAGGCCAAGTGCTTCTTGACGATGGATTCACCGATTGTGCGGCTTGCATTTACGCCTGACGGAGCGTTTATTGCGGGGGCGACATCGACACAGGTATTGATTTGGAAAGTGGGAAGTCACCTTGTTCCCCGAGCGAGCTGGAGCAGACCGGTTCACTCAGGTTGGCTCAGCCCCAAGGCCAATGCCGAGacagatgaggaggatgagcaCTGTCTTTGTTGGGACGCTGACGGACAAAAGCTGGCTTACGGCTCTAATAGCAGG CTCGCCATTATCAACTTTCGCAGATAG